The genomic region tgatgaggatctccgagagcgacaaagagagaatgctccgggaaagcctccaaagaccagggccgtatgccgccctgctgtgcagagcaatgatccccgagtacctgataatctcgtggcgcggcaacgtgtcgtacttcggaggacccaataaggccgctctccccaagaacctcatgcaacggctttcaagttacctccaggagagcttcatcgagatgtcccaggaggattactgctctatccccgcacatatagaccgcattttactgtagctgcagtagcagggaatacacagtagagcggcttgtgcaggacaatcactgaaaaccggacattgctagatttcttttcaaaacttgcactgccccttactaaaccgttaagcgcctagggcacactaatcatgaacaacccattcttttaattgttaatattcctgttttgttaaaaataaatgtttagatgtttacaacacttactggctgatccttcaccagattctgtgtccggggtaatggctggggacgcttcgtaggggatctctgtaagggtgatgaagagatcctggttgtcggggaaatcagcgttgtgagagctgccaactgcctcgccctcctcatctccttcctcatcttccccgtcccctaacatgtctgaggaaccggccgtggacagtatcccatcctcagagtccacggtcactggtggggtagtggtggcggcagcaccgaggatggaatgcagtgcctcgtagaaacgggatgtctggggatgggatccggagcgtccgtttgcctctttggtcttctggtagccttgtctcagctccttgattttcacgcggcactgcgttgcatcccggctgtatcctctctctgccatgtctttagagatcttctcgtagatctttgcattccttcttttggatcgcagctcggaaagcacggactcatcgccccacacagcgatgagatccaagacttcacgatcagtccatgctggggctctctttctattcccagactgcacggccatcactgctggagagctctgcatcgttgccagtgctgctgtgctcgccacgatgtccagacaggaaatgagattcaaactggccagacaggaaaaggaattcaaattcaaattttcccggggcttttcctgtgtggctggtcagagcatccgagctcgcactgctgtccagagcgtcaacagagtggtgcactgtgggatagctcccggagctattagcgtcgatttccatccacacctagcctaattcgacatggccatgtcgaatttagcgctactcccctcgtcggggaggagtacagaagtcgaattaaagagacctctatgtcgaactaaatagcatcgcagtgtggacgggtgcagggttaattcgatttaacggcgctaacttcgacataaacgcctagtgtagaccaggccttagtttgctTAGCAGAAATTTATATAGTTCCACTCAGAGCCCTCAGGGTATATAGTTTTGTTTCCATGCCCACTTGAGTCTGTTTAACTGAGATAGGCCTGGACCTCAGGTATTTTCTCTTGAAACAATCTGAAAAATTCATCTGAAAAAGCTAGAATGTTTATGCCTTGGCTAAACTAGCAAAACACACAAAATACTGATCTTTCTGTCGGAAGCAATTTGGCCTGGTTGAGTTAAGTGACATTTTGCAATCCAGAAGTCAATGTAATTatgaatgaaatgaaatgaacaaTCTGCTTCCCCAGGAAACTGTGCAGTGTGCTTTTGTAACCTGGTTTCCTCTGTGCCTGccagccttccctctccctgTGCCCTCACTGACTGCTGGTAGCATTCTGCCAGTATCTTCCAGGAACGGGCTTTTGGTTCCATGCTTTTGACTAAGGGCTCCAGGCAGGTACTTCTGTACCCATATAGGTTCCTCTGAATCTTGCgattcatttttcttcttttgggaATCACCAGCAAAGCTACACCAAGTGTCCAGTACTTCCAAATTATCTTAAGTAAAGAATATTttggtctataagtacctactacatggggaacagaaatttgataacagggattttcaatctagcagaaaaagatataagaagatctaatggctggaagttgaaactagacaaattcagactagaaataaggcacatattctaacaatgaaggtaattaaccattggagctaCTTACCAAGGgttgcggtggattctccatcactgggagACTGGAAAtgtattaaatttcattttctcATATCAAAAGGTTTATGTGAATACACAAATATGTACCAATGTGTTTTCTTGTGTCTTTCCAAAACAATGGTTTATTTTGTGCTGTGCTAAACACACAGCTCTCTTTGAAGTAGGCTTAGGAGCATTTTAATGGCTGACCCCAGAAAATATCAGAGTTCCAAGTGGAAATGACAGATCTTCAGATCAGTTCTTTATACTGAAATCTATTTTTGTAAACCAATGAATCACATTTGTTACCATCTAGCTACATCAAATACATTCCAAAAATAGGTACAATTTATACCAGGCAATCCTATTTTAGATTGTCACTGTTATGTATAGAGATTCATATCTCAGCTcagcagagaaaaaacaaacaaaaattagaaCTTAAAAGCTAATAACcaggccacattttcaaatgaaggtgcctaaatttaggcatctaaatctatATTTGGCCCCCTTATGTAAGTGTCTtgatttcactgaaatcaatggagtagtgagtgctcagcacctctgaaaatgaagCCAGTTATTTTGGTATCAAAATATGGACCTACtgtaaaattttccaaagtgtataaatcccattttcaaaagtgacttaggcactttgaAGACCAAGTCCCGTTAACTTTTAATACAAGCCTTAGACCTTGTTTACTCACAGTTTTTGCACTGCTTTAACTATGTCACTTtagaaaccaaaatatttttggacACATTTATGTTGATGTGAAGGTGCTTATATTACCAGAGCTtactcggggtgggggtgggtgggggggtgggaggggaagggaacaaACGTTATGTAGACTGGccaaagtcatttttgaaaatgggtgtTAGGCTATTTAgtaacttaggtgcttttgaaaaatgttaccTCTGGGTACCTAATTTTAATAATCCAAGTTTGAGAATTCttagattttaatttttattaaattatttccTCCATCCTTCCCCTGGCTCTTTTCTGAGCAGCTGCACCATCTGACTACATGAGCTGGGAGCGGATTGGTTCAATTCATATCAAATAATTGTTACATGAACAAGAAGCTGTGTACGCCAATGCTCTATAGTTAGAGGGAGGCAAGCTGTTCCATTCTGCTTTCTCCAATCTCTACAAAGTGAGATTTCATTGGAGGTTGTCTCACCATTCCATCAGTTTCCTTTGCTTCCATTTTTCCTAGGGGAAAAGTCATTAACGCAGAAGCTTTAGTTATACTATCATGACAGAGTTAGAGTAATAAGTGAGCATCACACTGACCAGAAAAAGTGATCACATTGAAAAGAATTTCATTTGTTTTAGAAGGAAGTGTATTGTTTTCTTTGCTCTTTagttttgttctgaaaatgtgtGAACTATAAAATTTTAATATGCAGCTGCAGAACTAGAATTCACATACAAAGACACTTACATTTACGTTAAGGTCTGGCTGGCTTACACCTACAAGGGAGATGTATCATAGGTTGAAATGCCATTCCTAACTTACACCCTTGTGCCTAACATTATGCACCCCACATGGCCCTGATTTTTCTCTCAAGATCCATGTGTGGGGGAGGATCTTCCAGCAGGTAGAGCTATCCCTGCTTATGATGAAATTGGGGTTATACATTTCTGTAGCACGGCTCCCCAATCTTCAGATCTCACAGACAACTTTTCATAAGTTTGAGGATTTGCAAAGCGGGAGGGGGCAGGCCAAGgatgggaatggaggaggaggagagagagagagagtttgtgtgagagagagagatattgaGAAACAGATTAACTAGGTGCATCATCCTTCAAACAGCCTCATAAGAAATATTCATGCTGGGATGTGGGTAAGGTTCAATAAGAGCCTATGTAAAGGCTTTGGGAATCTCAAGGGATCCATAGTGGGTGGCTGAAGCTTCTGCTTAATCTATTTGAGGGCAAAACTTGCCCTTTGATGGAATGATCTGTCCTTTGCCACCCCCTCCTCTATTAATCCCCACTTCCACAAGTTTTTCTTCTCGGTAGGGTGCGGGGGATCTGACCTATATGGTATGTAAGAGCACAGTTCTCAGTTACCTGGTAGAAGGCCATATTCTCTGTACTACCTCAGCATAACTGAAGTAGGGAAGGATGGTGATTCAGCCTctctctgaatttcctggctttagtGAGATTAGACATTTTGCATTTCCTTCCTCCTTCTTCTCGGTTAACTACATGGGCTTTTTCTGGTTTCAGCTGGAGTAGGACAAACCATTATTCCAGGATGTGCACTACTCCTTTTGCTGAGTGTAATGCCTATTAAAGAGGTCAGATGGGACACTTAGGGAATAAAGCGCTTTGTTTATCCTAGGAAAGTTGTAGCATGGGCAGTGTCTGTATAAATTTCTCCAGTTTACCAAACCAGTGTGTATTAATTCTGAACTGGAGGGAGAGCAGCTGAGGATTAGAAGGTAGGGCAGGCTGTCTTCTGACCTCTTCTTTTTTGGGGGCGTGGTATTTTCTGTGATATAGACTCTTATCCTCTGAGAACTGGTCTGAGACACCAATATGTTTCACAAAGGCTACTCCAATGGTAATGACCTTCAGTTCCTATCTACTGAACTGGATTTGGAGAAAGTTGAACCTACAAATGGTGCTTATAGAGATAGAGATAAAATACTATGGGCCAGAACTTCAGATGGTGCAAGttggtgtaactctattgacatTTACACAGATTTACACCGCCTGAGGACCTGAGACATACGGGTGTATCCATATCTATCCAGCTACCTTGTTTTCCAAGCTAATGGTTCTTGGTCCTGGGGTGATAGGACCACATTTGCAAAGTGGGCTTCTGTATTTGGTCCTGGAGCACAGTTCTAATTCTCATTATTGACATGGGTCAGttacattttacacacacaaagtATGCATTGTATAATCTACAGAGGTAGTTAACTGCTATGTAGTCAGATCTATTAGCATACTCCTATTAAATTACCATGGAATCCTGCAATTATACAATAGCCATGTAACTATAATTCTCCCTTGTTTAAAGTTCTTACTAAATGTTAAAGCTACCCAATAAAGTTAATACCAATGTACGAATTACAATTAAATTAATGACAACAAAATATGAAGGAGATGGCAGACATAGATCAAGCTTGTATCATTCACAAAGTAGCTTCAAATAAATATAGAATACAAAGAGAATCATAAGACAACTTGGGAGTGGATGTAGGAACAGTGACAGTGAACAAAGGATATTTGGGAGGGCCCCTAAAACATAACTGGTTCATATAAaattaaaaggaggagggagagaatctTCAGTCTGTtaccagggctggatttacatCTTATGCACCcttaggcacagcatcttcagtgcccCTCCTGTCTACAACTGACCTTTGTGTTTCACACTGTTTTAGAGAGGTCAGGCGCCCCTAGAATGCTGATGCCCCTAGGCATGTCCCTACtatgcctaattggaaatccagcccAGGCTGTTCCCAGCATCCTGCAACGGGGGAAGTAGAGCCTAGTTGCTGTGCTGGGATCTATAGGCACTGAGCttggttccattgaaatcaacagtaaCACTTTCACTGACCTCAGCGGAAgcagtgccagggccggctccaggcaccagcccaccaagcttgtgcttggggcggcacctggaggggggcggcgcagcactccggctgcggctgccggggacagcgtagccccggccgggcttgccaccctccccccggcgctctggctgctggggagagcggagtcgtggcgggctctccgccctccccccagcgctccagccggtccgggagagcggagccccggccggctcaccgccctccccccggtgctctggccaccggggagagcggagccccgtctgggctcgccgctggggagagcggagccttGGCCGGCTTGCTGCCGGCTTGCCGCCCttcccccggtgctccggccggtcagagagagcggcccgcggccgggctcggcgccctcccctgctgcgctggaggggggggaggcgcgcggcgggaggcttttttgccttggtcggcaaaaaagccagagccggccctggcagtgcaGTACCCACCTGTGAACATTTTTTTCAATGGATTATTTCTAAATAATAGGGGTAGGTGGaaaggtgggtgggaggggggtgtttagactttgtctttttttccttcagtTGTTTTACTTTCCAATCCAGACTAGCCATAAAAATAGATTTATTGTAACAGAATATTCTATAAATGCagcatgacaaaaaaaaaatcacaaactacTCTGTGagatgaagaaaaatattttcttcttcaaCTATTATCTTCAGACCCTCGCAGATCTGTTGTTATGAACTTATTGGTAGCCACCGAAACCAAATTAAATGACACTGTAGTTCGTCCATTATTACTGCTGAGCCACTTTCCAAGCTAGCTGCCACCTGGCAACAGTTGTGTTGCTGTCAACTTTTAGCCAGTCTTTTTAAGGCTTACTTGGAGAAGTTCAAAGTGATCAATATTAAAAGGACATTTCTTTTTAATGACTTTTTACATGTTGGTGACTGAAACCTTCCTGAACTGTTGCTGAAAAACGTGAGCTATCCACTTGAATCCTGTTCACCAGCAGCAACCTCTAAGTGCTGTAATACATCCTCTACTTTGTACATGCTGAACTGCCCTACATGCAATATACCTAGCACTTTGGAAGCTGCAACCTCATACCTAGGATTAATAATTAACCTGGGCTACTTAAGGGCAATACTACCTGGCTCCATGAAATATTTATTAGCTCCTTATGTTGGTAATTAGATTAAGATGTTTTTTCTCAAACAAAAAAGCTCTCACAGTTAGCTAAAGGGGTACACTTTGGCCTATCTTGTGCTATAGATAATTTACCTATAACACGATACCAGTGATTACAAAGCTCACTTTCATCTTTCAGTGTTGTTTTTGACACATCCTCATATTTGTGAGGTTGTATCACTTTGCATATAGTGTGTGATATTTTTGAAGATGCTTCTCAAGAATGTGCAGATGAGATTTTAATAAACTGTTGTAATGATAGGACTGTTCTTCCTCTGGTTCTCACTTTTCTTAGCACAAAGTGCAGAGGTGTGTTATGATTCTCCAGGGATGTACAAATAAAGTTCTTATTCTCAAAGCTGAGAACTGAGGTAAAGAGCATTTCAACTGAGAATTGAGGTAAAGAGCATTGCTTAGGAAACAATAATGTGAATAATATACAAACATGTAGAGGACAGGGAAATACATTTATTAGCTGTGTACTCACCTGATAGTTGCATgttgatttagataatggcacagagagtacacttataaagtttgcggatgataccaagctgggaggggttgcaagtgctttggaggatatgattaaaattcaaaatggtctgaagtaaataggatgaaactcaataaggacaaatgcaaagtactccatttacgAAGGAACactcagttgcacacacacaaaatgggaaatgactgcctaggaaggagtattgtgggaagggatctgggggtcatagcagatcacaagctaaaagcaagtcaacagtgtaacacttttacacacacacacacacacacacacagagcaaacatgattctgggatgtattagcaggagtgttgtaagaagacacaagaagtaatttttgCTTTCTACTCCACGcttattaggcctcaactggagtattatgtccagttctgggcgccacatttcaggaaagatgtggacaaattggagaaagtcccgagaagagcaacaaaaatgattaaaggtgtagacaacatgacctatgagggaagattgaaaaaattgggtttgtttagtctggaaaagagaagacaaaaattgttatcatgtcccctctcaaagtacataaaaggttgtcataaggaggagggagaagaattgttcttcttaacctctgagaataggtcaataagcaatgggcttaaactgcagcaagggaggtttaggttggacatcaggcaaaacttcctaactgtcaaggtagttaatcactggaataaattgcctatggaggttgtggaatctccatcattggagatttttaagagcaggttagaccagtgcttctcaaagccggtccgctgcttgttcagggaaagcccctggtggtccgggccggtttgtttacctgccgcgtccgcaggttcggctgatcgcggctcccactggctgtggttcgctgctccaggccaatgggggctgcgggaagggcggccagcacatccttcagcccacgccgcttcccgcagcccccattggcctggagtggcgaaccatggccaatgggagccgcaattggccgaacttgcagacgcagcaggtaaataaaccagccTGGACTgctgggagctttccctgaacaaacggcggcccgactttgagaagcactgggttagacaaacacctgtcaggaatggtctagataatacttagtccggccatgagtgcaggagaatggactagatgacctctcgaagtcccttccagtcctatgattctatatttagAGCCAGCCAGGACACAGGAAGTTtaggagggagtggggaaatTTCCTTAGTTTCTGACCTACAAATCACCGAGGGCCTGACTTTGATCTCACAGCAAGTAAATAAGAAGTAACTCATTTTAATTCAAGGGTGTATCCCAGTAAAAATCCATTGAGAGTCTCTGCTGGAGGAGGGATGAGCAGGAGCAAGGAAAAAAGCACTTTGCAGTAGCTGTTTGATAGCTTCAGCATCACATGGGGCTTATGCTTTCCTTATTAGTTTCCTTGAATGCAACTGCACACATATTCTCTGCCTCATCACCCACAGGCCCTCTTTCAAGCTCTGCTCTACCACTAGATGTGCTTGTCATATCTTTTGTTAAATACTGCAGTGGGAATTTTTCATGGAATTAAATTGTTATTGAGACTTGCACTCAACTACCAATTAAATAGGGACTTGAAATTAGTCATGCAAGTATTCCTATTCCTGGAtgcagctgggctgctgcagagCACAAAATGGCTTGACTATAGGTTTTCATGTGGCAGGGTCCCCCCCCATGAGCACGTTATTCACTGGGTCTTCCTAAAGCTGTAATGAGTGTACAAAAAAGCTTGTTAAAAGTCAGCTACAACCAAACCTGTACTGCCCATTCAAGGAGAAAGCACATATGTAGAACATCAAGTGTAACTGACACATATAGTGCTTTCATTCTGACAAAAGATGCCGAATAGTGGCAAGCTTCTTCCATCTACCCAATAATACCATGGGGtagtatttcctttcatttgcTGTGGAATGTGTGAGAGGCTTTTGAGTGGTTCTTTAACAGGAATGGTGAGTGCTATCAGTACTGTATTCAAGTGCCTCATACTGTGCAAAGGTACTTAAATTACGATAGGCAGATAGTTCAGTATTAAATATACAGTTGAGCCCTGTTAAAGTGAAGGGTCCCTTTCTATTTAAAACATAACATCTGCATAAGTGGATAGTAACTAGACTAGATgattaatttggcccaatgtGATTAGTAAAGTTAAAGCTCTTAAAAAATATAGACAGATTAAATACTGTCATGCAGATAAGGGATTTTTGTAACATACACGAAGAACCACCAGGGACCTAGCCAAACACCTGCAAAGATATGGAGAGGAAGAAAAGCCTAACAGTCAataagaatggggggaggggaacaaatgaaagagggaggggaaggggaacttCACTGAGGGAAGTCATGGGAAAATACAGCAGTAGTCCAGGAAACCTGGATCACTACATCCAAAGGGCAAGAATTCAGTTTGCACTAGAAATCTGCAACCAGCTTGCAGATAGAAACAGAAAACCCATCCTTGCCAGAGAATTCAGAACCCAGAGAGGAATAAAAAACTATATTCTAATGCAGAGGAAAACACCTAAAAGGCATTTGATGTGACATTCATTGCATTGCAAACAATCATGCCTAGTTTGAATCCTTGGCTTTAATTGAGGGCTTGAATTCATGATCTAAAAGACATGTTTTTATAAACTTTGCCTGTGGAAAATAATTTCTTTGTTTTGGCTTAGCCAAACTCATGATCATTTTATAAACAGAAAAGAGAAGTTTCTGGAGAATTTCTGTGCCCAGCTATGGATGTATGATGTGTATACTAGGGAGGAACTTTTTCACGTTAGTGACGTTGTGTCAGGCTTTTGTTTGAATATTATCCTTCTGACTTTCTAATCTCCTCATTTCACTTTGAGAAgtgtattttttaattttgaagaCTGGAACAGTAAAATAAAGTGGATGAACAGCTGAAAGTATAGATTTTAGCCATGCCACTGCATGTTGTGATTTCTTCAGCCCTTTCACAATCTAGGCCCTGTACTTGGACGTAAAGTCTCCACAAATCAACTAGTGCCACAGTAAATGGTGTTGATTAACTAGGTGACACTCTTCCTTCTGATTTGAACAAATGGTATTAGAAGGATCAGAGCTACTTCTGAAACTGCAGTCATTAAATTCCCACAATATTTTTCATAAGAATAAGAGAGATTAGCTTTGATTCACATGGAAATTCGGAGCTGGTTATTAGTATTCTTCTTACATAAGCATCACCTGCAGTTTTTGTCATGTTTTGGCATGTTGtaatgtttttgtttgcttgtgtggATATAAGCTGTGGGCAACAGATCTATGCATAAGAAATAATTCCAGTGAGAGGGACTCAGGCAATTAATCTGTTTGCACAGCTTCCAGAAAAGAACTTCACCGCAACTAATAGCTAGCATTTCTCCAACTACCCACCAGTCTCCGAATGCCTATACAGGCAATTAATCAAAATGTGTAAGGTGCTCTGTATTAGTGCCATCTGGTGACTACCACCAATATAATGGTTTTGATACCACTGTGCAAACATTGGATTTCAAGAAGTCTTGTTTCTTTTATATAGTACTTTAGACATGGTCATTCAGCAGTTAAAGTAGCCACCTCTCCTCAATAAAAGTACATTCACTGGTGTCTTAAAGTTTGTCCTCACAAAGGAGAATAAAAAGGGGGTGGAGAAGACTCTAGTAAGTGCCTGGTCACATCTGATCATCATTTAAAAGTGCTGATGTTACACAAAatcttaaaaacattttaaaggaactttcactcttttttttcc from Chrysemys picta bellii isolate R12L10 chromosome 6, ASM1138683v2, whole genome shotgun sequence harbors:
- the LOC135972230 gene encoding uncharacterized protein LOC135972230, whose protein sequence is MQSSPAVMAVQSGNRKRAPAWTDREVLDLIAVWGDESVLSELRSKRRNAKIYEKISKDMAERGYSRDATQCRVKIKELRQGYQKTKEANGRSGSHPQTSRFYEALHSILGAAATTTPPVTVDSEDGILSTAGSSDMLGDGEDEEGDEEGEAVGSSHNADFPDNQDLFITLTEIPYEASPAITPDTESGEGSATPSATVSQPSLESHSQRLARIRRRKKRTREDMFSELMASSQAQAAQQTQWRENLTRMHQANMDREERWRQEDQQATQTLLGLLREQTDTLRRLVDVLQERRQEDRAPLQSISNRPPPPPSPIPTSPKVQRRRGGRVPANSHSTPAESSSSRRLSFPKI